A genomic segment from Frateuria edaphi encodes:
- a CDS encoding UvrD-helicase domain-containing protein produces MLNPQQLAAVEHCDSPLLVLAGAGSGKTSVITQKIAHLVQRRKLSASRIAAITFTNKAAREMRERVGKLVSSEDAAALTVCTFHALGLKFLQIEHARAGLRRGFSVLDADDSEGIVKELAPKGVKPDVLFGIRNLLSRAKNAGLSPEEALAAARAPRELEAATIYQMYQQRLAAFNAVDFDDLIRLPLRILESDAECRDAWRERLRYLLVDEYQDTNDAQYRLLKAIAGERGSITCVGDDDQSIYAWRGANPENIDQLGRDWPNLRVIKLEQNYRCGKRILRAANQLIANNPHLHEKKLWSEHPEGAPIRVLECKEAEHEAEKVAAIATTLAEKHKARWHDIAILYRGNFQARPLEKALRLARIPYHLTGALSFLDRAEVKDLLCYLRLLTNPSDDAAFLRVVNVPKREVGATTLEKLGQLAQSKHCSLLEATRSDAVLRQLTPRPAAALAGFSELLDELRSASLHESAADLVERILKRTGYAAHIAASTPDASLRDRRMANLQELADWFRAMAKGNTAGDLAAQLALLSHADRDEPGNAVRMMTLHAAKGLEFRFVFIVGCEDGTLPHEGAIDEGRIDEERRLMYVGITRAKELLTLSWSSRTKRYGEIHNNQPSRFLHELPQADLHWQGKDPEADKEIVRETAESHMAKIAAMLAGG; encoded by the coding sequence ATGCTCAATCCACAACAACTGGCCGCCGTCGAACACTGCGACAGCCCGCTGCTCGTGCTCGCCGGCGCCGGCTCCGGCAAGACCTCCGTGATTACCCAGAAGATCGCCCACCTGGTCCAGCGGCGGAAGCTCTCGGCCAGCCGGATCGCGGCGATCACCTTCACCAACAAGGCCGCGCGCGAGATGCGCGAGCGCGTGGGCAAGCTGGTCAGCAGCGAGGATGCCGCGGCGCTGACCGTGTGCACCTTCCACGCGCTGGGCCTGAAGTTCCTGCAGATCGAACACGCGCGCGCGGGCCTGCGTCGCGGCTTTTCGGTGCTCGATGCCGACGACAGCGAAGGCATCGTCAAGGAGCTGGCGCCCAAGGGCGTCAAACCGGATGTGCTGTTCGGCATTCGCAATCTGCTGAGCCGCGCCAAGAACGCGGGCCTCTCGCCGGAGGAAGCGTTGGCCGCCGCGCGCGCGCCTCGCGAACTGGAAGCGGCGACGATCTACCAGATGTACCAGCAGCGCCTGGCCGCCTTCAACGCGGTCGACTTCGACGACCTGATCCGCCTGCCACTGCGCATTCTCGAATCCGATGCCGAATGCCGCGACGCCTGGCGCGAGCGCCTGCGCTACCTGCTGGTGGACGAATATCAGGACACCAACGACGCGCAGTACCGGCTGCTCAAGGCGATCGCCGGCGAGCGCGGCAGCATCACCTGCGTGGGCGACGACGACCAGTCGATCTACGCCTGGCGCGGCGCCAACCCGGAGAACATCGACCAGCTCGGCCGCGACTGGCCGAACCTGCGCGTGATCAAGCTGGAGCAGAACTACCGCTGCGGCAAGCGCATCCTGCGCGCGGCCAACCAGCTGATCGCCAACAACCCGCACCTGCACGAGAAGAAGCTCTGGAGCGAGCACCCGGAAGGCGCGCCGATCCGCGTGCTCGAGTGCAAGGAGGCCGAGCACGAGGCGGAGAAGGTGGCCGCCATCGCCACCACGCTCGCCGAGAAGCACAAGGCGCGCTGGCACGACATCGCCATCCTGTATCGGGGCAACTTCCAGGCGCGCCCGCTGGAGAAGGCGCTGCGCCTGGCGCGCATTCCCTATCACCTGACCGGCGCGCTGTCCTTCCTCGACCGTGCCGAGGTGAAGGACCTGCTCTGCTACCTGCGCCTGCTGACCAACCCCAGCGACGACGCGGCGTTCCTGCGGGTGGTCAACGTGCCCAAACGCGAAGTCGGCGCGACCACGCTGGAGAAGCTCGGCCAGCTGGCGCAGTCGAAGCACTGCTCGCTGCTCGAGGCCACTCGCAGCGACGCGGTGCTGCGCCAGCTCACCCCGCGTCCGGCCGCGGCACTGGCCGGTTTTTCCGAGCTGCTCGACGAACTGCGCAGCGCCTCGCTGCACGAAAGCGCGGCCGACCTGGTCGAGCGCATCCTCAAGCGCACCGGCTACGCCGCGCACATCGCCGCCAGCACGCCCGATGCGAGCTTGCGCGATCGCCGCATGGCCAACCTGCAGGAATTGGCCGACTGGTTCCGCGCCATGGCCAAGGGCAACACCGCCGGTGACCTGGCCGCGCAGCTGGCCCTGCTCAGCCACGCCGATCGTGACGAACCCGGCAACGCGGTGCGCATGATGACGCTGCACGCGGCCAAGGGCCTTGAGTTCCGCTTCGTCTTCATCGTCGGTTGCGAGGACGGCACGCTGCCGCACGAGGGTGCCATCGACGAGGGGCGCATCGACGAGGAGCGGCGCCTGATGTACGTGGGCATCACCCGAGCCAAGGAACTACTCACCCTGTCCTGGTCGTCCCGCACCAAACGCTACGGCGAGATCCACAACAACCAGCCCAGCCGCTTCCTGCACGAACTGCCGCAGGCGGACCTGCACTGGCAGGGCAAGGATCCGGAAGCGGACAAGGAAATCGTGCGCGAGACCGCCGAGTCGCACATGGCGAAGATCGCCGCGATGCTGGCGGGCGGCTAG
- a CDS encoding tetratricopeptide repeat-containing sulfotransferase family protein, which translates to MDSNSPAGQASAAFNRRDWVRAREFAWQALAQQPQAGMHYVAGIACLELGQRPQAVAHLRQAVAMAPERADFGAQLARALSLARLGREALEAADRTLALATGDPLTLDTLGVVYTQAGAYAKAAAVFRQAAERQPGRAHFQFNLATALVYLGDIDGAEQALEACLAREPGHWRAHLTLAQLRKQTPAANHLSRLEALRPRADADPIGRMSINLALAKEHEDLGQFAEAFACLVRGKAAGRALKPYTIERDAALFDALMQAFPAPDAVASTGCSSGEPLFVIGMPRSGTTLVERILSCHPDVHSAGELPNFGMVLKQLSGSRTPVLLDPETVARGRHVDPCQLGEAYLASTRPGTSGKPRFVDKLPHNFLYAGFIARALPNARIVCLRRHPLDTCLSNFRQLFSMASPNFDYSFDLLDIGRYYVLFDRLIAHWDRVLPGRILQVDYERLVERQEPTSRRLLEFCGLPWHEDCLRFERNAQPVATASAVQVRSPIYRGALGRWRHYEAELGPLRDLLGRAGIALAD; encoded by the coding sequence ATGGACTCGAACAGTCCCGCCGGGCAGGCCAGCGCCGCGTTCAACCGGCGCGACTGGGTGCGGGCCCGCGAGTTCGCGTGGCAGGCCCTGGCGCAGCAGCCGCAGGCGGGCATGCATTACGTCGCGGGGATCGCCTGCCTGGAACTTGGCCAGCGGCCGCAGGCCGTCGCACATTTGCGCCAGGCGGTCGCCATGGCACCGGAACGGGCGGACTTCGGCGCGCAGCTGGCCAGGGCGTTGTCGCTGGCACGGCTGGGACGCGAAGCCCTCGAGGCCGCCGACCGCACGCTCGCGCTCGCCACGGGCGATCCGCTGACGCTGGACACGCTGGGCGTGGTCTACACCCAGGCCGGCGCCTACGCGAAAGCGGCCGCCGTCTTCCGCCAGGCTGCCGAACGGCAGCCAGGGCGGGCGCATTTCCAGTTCAACCTGGCGACCGCGCTGGTCTACCTCGGCGACATCGACGGAGCCGAACAGGCGCTGGAAGCGTGCCTTGCACGGGAACCCGGACACTGGCGGGCGCATCTGACGCTGGCGCAGCTGCGCAAGCAGACACCCGCGGCCAACCACCTGTCCCGGCTGGAGGCATTGCGCCCGCGCGCAGACGCCGACCCGATCGGCCGCATGTCGATCAACCTGGCGCTCGCCAAGGAGCACGAAGACCTGGGCCAGTTCGCCGAGGCGTTCGCCTGCCTGGTCCGCGGCAAGGCGGCGGGCCGGGCGCTCAAGCCCTACACGATCGAACGCGACGCCGCCCTGTTCGATGCCCTGATGCAGGCCTTCCCGGCCCCCGACGCCGTGGCATCCACCGGTTGCTCCAGCGGGGAGCCGCTCTTCGTCATCGGCATGCCGCGCTCGGGCACGACGCTGGTCGAGCGCATCCTCTCGTGCCATCCGGACGTCCATTCGGCGGGCGAGCTGCCCAACTTCGGCATGGTGCTCAAGCAGCTTTCGGGAAGCCGCACCCCGGTGCTGCTGGATCCGGAAACCGTCGCACGGGGCCGGCACGTCGACCCGTGCCAGCTCGGCGAAGCCTATCTGGCCAGTACGCGGCCGGGCACCTCGGGCAAGCCGCGCTTCGTCGACAAGCTGCCGCACAACTTCCTCTACGCCGGCTTCATCGCCCGCGCGCTGCCGAACGCCCGCATCGTCTGCCTGCGCCGCCATCCGCTGGACACCTGCCTGAGCAATTTCCGGCAATTGTTTTCCATGGCCTCGCCAAACTTCGACTACTCCTTCGACCTGCTCGACATCGGCCGCTACTACGTGCTGTTCGACCGGCTGATCGCGCACTGGGACCGGGTATTGCCCGGCCGGATCCTGCAGGTGGACTACGAACGGCTGGTCGAGCGGCAGGAGCCGACCTCGCGCCGGCTGCTCGAGTTCTGCGGGCTGCCCTGGCACGAGGACTGCCTGCGCTTCGAACGCAACGCACAGCCGGTCGCCACGGCAAGCGCCGTCCAGGTCCGCTCGCCGATCTACCGCGGTGCGCTGGGTCGCTGGCGGCACTACGAGGCCGAACTGGGCCCCTTGCGGGACCTGCTCGGGCGCGCCGGCATCGCCCTTGCGGACTGA
- a CDS encoding TonB-dependent receptor domain-containing protein, which produces MYQKPIVVALAAALSVVAVQARAQDTTTPDDQTTSGTAATQDQGDQTKAKRLQTITVTGSLIPQTEIETATPTTTITAQDLKVRGFTTVAEALQQASFSTGSVQGSQTSASFTQGAQTLSLFGLPVGFVKYLIDGRPMGNFPALYNGSDAFNNLSGIPMDMVDHIDVLPGGQSSLYGSDAIAGVVNIVLKKNIDRPTIDVRYGWHTGGGGADRRVSFADGFTAGKFNMIIGGQFESTQPIWGFDRGLTRQYFTQGTDPATASRDFLVYNQFTGDYHFLDPNNCAGTTALFGGTEGLRTRTDGRTYCGSFYTPGYKTVTNDDKTANLYTHATFDVNDNLQLYGDLLYTYEEQRYTAGSNYIWWGTGVDYGAYYDPRLDNGDGISGLVDLQRAFAPEETGDYKSILDHQYEHSYMLTLGAKGTFGDSYWDYDLGFTHSDDKLTSHNFQRFAGPMDAFFEDRVLGPQLPGVDPYFGFYPIFEPDYAAFYNPLTPAEFASLTGYTDTRAKTWDNMLRGQLTNASLFSMPGGDAGIAIVLEGGNQGWNYTPDPRLLNGEVWGTTDVQGAGHRSRYAATTEFRLPLLSQLTLDVSGRYDNYKVEGQNVNHGTYNLGLEYRPFQSLLLRGRYGTAFKVPTLADQYQGLSGYYDFVPDYLNCNRLGYGPGNIANCPAPYDGTQFFGQQSGSTTLKPITAKVWSYGFVWAPMSRMSLSVDYLHWDINNEVNTESADNLSQIEYLCDIGTLDMNSASCQNAFSKIVRGPSNDPALLGQIQEISTPKVNVSNEQVNAITANFSYVFGIGRFGDLSAQVSYSDVLKHEYQAYPTDPSRELLRHPFYSTDFKTKVNGSLTWTPNEQWSATVYFNRYGSTPNYLATQNDNYSAEGTGRLRPWILYNASVTYNPVENLALSVLVNNVFNKMPPLDRSYPGTTSSPYNESNYNVYGRAMYVEANYKF; this is translated from the coding sequence ATGTACCAGAAACCCATCGTGGTCGCCCTCGCGGCGGCATTGAGCGTCGTGGCGGTCCAGGCCCGGGCGCAGGACACCACTACGCCGGACGACCAAACCACGTCCGGTACCGCCGCGACGCAGGACCAGGGCGACCAGACCAAGGCGAAGCGGCTGCAGACCATTACGGTCACCGGCTCGCTGATCCCGCAGACCGAGATCGAGACGGCCACTCCGACCACCACCATCACGGCCCAGGACCTCAAGGTGCGCGGTTTCACCACGGTGGCCGAGGCGCTGCAGCAGGCCTCGTTCTCCACCGGCAGCGTGCAGGGATCGCAGACCTCCGCCTCGTTCACCCAGGGCGCGCAGACGCTCAGCCTGTTCGGACTGCCCGTGGGCTTCGTGAAGTACCTGATCGACGGCCGCCCGATGGGCAACTTCCCCGCCCTCTACAACGGCAGCGACGCGTTCAACAATTTGAGCGGCATACCGATGGACATGGTCGACCACATCGACGTGCTGCCAGGTGGCCAGTCGTCGCTGTACGGCTCAGACGCCATCGCCGGCGTGGTCAACATCGTCCTGAAGAAGAATATCGACCGGCCGACCATCGACGTCCGCTACGGCTGGCACACCGGCGGCGGCGGCGCGGACCGCCGGGTGAGCTTTGCCGACGGCTTCACCGCGGGCAAGTTCAACATGATCATCGGCGGGCAGTTCGAAAGCACCCAGCCGATCTGGGGTTTCGATCGCGGACTGACCCGCCAGTACTTCACGCAGGGCACCGACCCGGCCACCGCCTCGCGTGACTTCCTGGTCTACAACCAGTTCACCGGCGACTACCACTTCCTCGATCCGAACAACTGCGCCGGGACCACGGCGCTGTTCGGCGGCACCGAGGGGCTGCGCACCCGCACCGACGGCCGCACCTACTGCGGCAGCTTCTACACTCCCGGATACAAGACCGTCACCAACGACGACAAGACGGCCAACCTGTATACCCACGCCACGTTCGACGTAAACGACAATCTGCAGCTGTACGGCGACCTGCTCTACACCTACGAGGAACAGCGCTACACCGCCGGCTCCAATTACATCTGGTGGGGCACGGGTGTGGACTACGGCGCGTACTACGACCCGCGGCTGGACAACGGCGACGGCATTTCCGGCCTGGTCGACCTGCAGCGGGCGTTCGCGCCGGAGGAGACCGGCGACTACAAGTCGATCCTCGATCACCAGTACGAGCATTCCTACATGCTGACCCTGGGCGCCAAGGGCACTTTCGGCGACTCCTACTGGGATTACGACCTGGGCTTCACCCATTCGGACGACAAGCTCACCTCGCACAACTTCCAGCGCTTCGCCGGCCCGATGGACGCTTTCTTCGAGGACCGCGTGCTGGGTCCGCAGCTGCCGGGCGTCGATCCGTACTTCGGCTTCTACCCGATCTTCGAGCCCGACTACGCGGCGTTCTACAACCCGCTGACGCCGGCGGAGTTCGCGTCGCTCACCGGCTATACCGACACGCGCGCCAAGACCTGGGACAACATGCTGCGCGGCCAGTTGACCAACGCCTCGCTGTTCTCGATGCCGGGCGGCGACGCCGGCATCGCAATCGTGCTCGAAGGCGGCAACCAGGGCTGGAACTACACGCCGGACCCGCGGCTGCTCAACGGCGAGGTCTGGGGTACCACGGACGTCCAGGGCGCGGGCCACCGTTCGCGCTACGCGGCGACCACGGAGTTCCGGCTGCCGCTGTTGAGCCAGCTCACGCTGGACGTGTCAGGCCGTTACGACAACTACAAGGTCGAGGGCCAGAACGTCAATCACGGTACGTACAACCTCGGCCTCGAGTACCGGCCGTTCCAGTCGTTGCTGCTGCGTGGGCGCTACGGCACCGCGTTCAAGGTGCCGACGCTGGCGGACCAGTACCAGGGCTTGAGCGGCTACTACGATTTCGTGCCCGACTATCTCAACTGCAACCGGCTCGGCTACGGCCCGGGGAACATCGCCAACTGCCCCGCGCCGTACGACGGAACGCAGTTCTTCGGCCAGCAATCAGGCAGCACGACGCTCAAGCCGATCACCGCCAAGGTGTGGAGCTACGGCTTCGTGTGGGCACCGATGAGCCGGATGTCCCTGAGCGTGGACTACCTGCACTGGGACATCAACAACGAGGTCAACACCGAAAGCGCGGACAACCTGTCGCAGATCGAATACCTGTGCGATATCGGCACGCTGGACATGAACTCGGCCAGCTGCCAGAACGCCTTCAGCAAGATCGTGCGCGGTCCTTCCAACGATCCGGCCCTGCTCGGCCAGATCCAGGAGATCTCGACGCCGAAGGTCAATGTCTCCAACGAGCAGGTCAACGCGATCACCGCGAACTTCAGCTACGTGTTCGGCATCGGCCGCTTCGGCGACCTGTCGGCGCAGGTCTCCTACAGCGACGTGCTCAAGCACGAATACCAGGCCTATCCGACCGATCCGTCGCGCGAGCTGCTGCGGCATCCGTTCTACAGCACCGACTTCAAGACCAAGGTCAACGGCTCGCTCACCTGGACCCCGAACGAGCAGTGGAGCGCGACGGTGTACTTCAACCGCTACGGCAGCACTCCCAATTACCTGGCCACGCAGAACGACAACTACAGCGCCGAGGGCACCGGCCGGTTGCGGCCCTGGATCCTGTACAACGCCAGCGTGACCTACAACCCGGTGGAGAACCTGGCTCTTTCGGTGCTGGTCAACAACGTGTTCAACAAGATGCCGCCGCTGGACCGCAGCTATCCGGGTACCACCAGCTCGCCATACAACGAGAGCAACTACAACGTGTACGGGCGCGCCATGTACGTGGAGGCGAACTACAAATTCTGA
- a CDS encoding AI-2E family transporter, which translates to MAPNPSLQREPSRATRIASYVLAGIALLLVIGLHLLSALLAGLLVYELVQTISPLLERRLSGRRARVVVVALIGAVVVGLLILLALGAISFFHSEIGNPQDLWDKQLMPLVEKAREQLPSALVGSLPDSVDELRVMAGDLTRKHAASLQLAGKDTARGFAHIIIGLVLGAIVALSHSAGSTHQPGPLAAALGQRSNRLADAFHNIVFAQIKVSLINTMFTAIFLIGVLPLMDIHVPLAKTLVAVTFVVGLLPVIGNLISNTAVTIAGLSVSLGVGIAALVFLILIHKLEYFLNARIVGTQIRSRAWELLIAMLAMEAAFGLAGLVAAPIYYAYLKSELEGEGLL; encoded by the coding sequence ATGGCCCCGAACCCATCCCTGCAGCGCGAGCCCTCGCGCGCCACCCGGATCGCGAGCTACGTGCTGGCCGGCATCGCATTGCTGCTGGTGATCGGACTGCACCTGCTCTCGGCGCTGCTGGCGGGCCTGCTGGTGTACGAGCTGGTGCAGACGATCAGCCCGCTGCTGGAGCGGCGCCTGTCCGGTCGCCGTGCCCGGGTGGTGGTGGTGGCACTGATCGGTGCGGTAGTGGTGGGGCTGCTGATCCTGCTGGCGCTGGGCGCGATCAGCTTCTTCCACAGCGAGATCGGCAACCCGCAGGACCTGTGGGACAAACAGCTGATGCCGCTGGTGGAGAAGGCGCGCGAACAGCTCCCGTCCGCACTGGTCGGATCGCTGCCGGACAGCGTGGACGAGCTGCGCGTGATGGCGGGCGACCTGACCCGCAAGCACGCGGCCAGCCTGCAACTGGCCGGCAAGGACACCGCGCGCGGCTTCGCGCACATCATCATCGGCCTGGTGCTGGGCGCCATCGTGGCGCTCAGCCACAGCGCCGGTTCCACCCACCAGCCCGGCCCGCTGGCGGCGGCGCTTGGCCAGCGCAGCAACCGCCTTGCCGACGCGTTCCACAACATCGTGTTCGCGCAGATCAAGGTCTCGCTGATCAACACGATGTTCACCGCGATCTTCCTGATCGGCGTGCTGCCGCTGATGGACATCCACGTGCCGCTGGCCAAGACGCTGGTGGCGGTGACCTTCGTGGTCGGCCTGCTGCCGGTGATCGGCAACCTGATCTCCAACACCGCCGTGACCATCGCCGGGCTGTCGGTGTCCCTCGGCGTGGGCATCGCCGCGCTGGTGTTCCTGATCCTGATCCACAAGCTGGAGTACTTCCTCAACGCGCGCATCGTCGGTACCCAGATCCGCTCGCGCGCGTGGGAGCTGTTGATCGCCATGCTCGCGATGGAGGCAGCCTTCGGCCTGGCCGGCCTGGTCGCCGCGCCGATCTACTACGCCTACCTCAAGAGCGAGCTGGAAGGCGAAGGGCTGCTGTAA
- a CDS encoding 5'-nucleotidase, lipoprotein e(P4) family, producing the protein MTSRLPALASLLLLAGCTAAPPPRPPMAAAMPADDNLNATAWVQNAVEHDLIYLQTYRDAQQRLGAALADAQWDALTPADRLQSPSGLPPAVVLDVDETVLDNSPYQARLIRAHAPFDQASWDAWCREARARALPGVVAFTRHAAAQGIKVILISNRDQALGEATLANLRRVGVPVSGPDALLGLGTNVPGCTQHGSDKGCRRQWVSRHYRVLMQFGDQLGDFLDIPQNTPAGRVAAVKPYLDWIGRRWFVLPNPSYGSWEPALFGNDWKLAVPERRLRKIESLRVK; encoded by the coding sequence ATGACCTCGCGCCTCCCGGCCCTGGCCTCCCTGCTCCTGCTCGCCGGCTGCACGGCGGCGCCGCCGCCCCGGCCGCCGATGGCCGCGGCCATGCCGGCGGACGACAACCTCAATGCCACGGCCTGGGTGCAGAACGCGGTCGAACACGACCTGATCTACCTGCAGACCTACCGCGACGCCCAGCAGCGCCTGGGCGCCGCACTGGCGGACGCACAATGGGACGCGCTCACGCCGGCCGACCGCCTCCAGTCCCCGAGCGGCCTGCCGCCGGCGGTGGTACTGGACGTGGACGAGACGGTACTGGACAACTCGCCCTACCAGGCGCGCCTGATCCGTGCGCACGCCCCGTTCGACCAGGCCAGCTGGGATGCGTGGTGCCGCGAGGCGCGCGCCCGCGCGCTGCCGGGCGTGGTGGCGTTCACGCGCCATGCCGCGGCGCAGGGAATCAAGGTGATCCTCATCTCCAACCGCGACCAGGCGCTGGGCGAGGCCACGCTGGCCAACCTGCGCCGGGTCGGCGTGCCGGTGTCAGGGCCGGACGCTCTGCTCGGCCTGGGCACCAACGTGCCCGGCTGCACCCAGCACGGCTCGGACAAGGGCTGCCGGCGCCAGTGGGTCAGCCGCCACTACCGCGTACTGATGCAGTTCGGCGACCAGCTGGGCGATTTCCTGGACATCCCCCAAAACACGCCCGCCGGCCGCGTGGCAGCGGTCAAGCCATACCTGGACTGGATCGGCCGGCGCTGGTTCGTGCTGCCCAATCCCAGCTATGGAAGCTGGGAACCGGCGCTGTTCGGCAATGACTGGAAGCTGGCCGTGCCGGAGCGGCGCCTGCGCAAGATCGAAAGCCTACGTGTCAAGTAA
- the plsB gene encoding glycerol-3-phosphate 1-O-acyltransferase PlsB gives MQNMTADSPARSRAPWWFSLAGQLLEPWVRIRRDPAEPASLLKAGAPVCYVIERDGFSDALILERACREAGLPAPMQPLAGTRRRRSVFALTRRDGWLFGRSRQRAPYETLDQLVRSLEEHPGRDIQIVPVSIYVGRAPSRDTGWFRVLFSENWVMVGRFRRLLALLLNGRDTVVHFSAPVSLRQVLDDAGEARPEHFARKIARVLRTHFHRIRAAVIGPDLSHKRTVADAVLNAEPVRAAITATAAKERISYAKAWRRAHKLVMEIAADYSHPVVRSVSFLLSNFWNKLYDGIAMHHFDKARAAAPGYEVVYVPSHRSHADYLLLSYQLHVSGVVVPHIAAGVNLNLPVIGPILRRGGAFFLRRSFKGNALYSVIFNEYMAQLIDRGVPMEYFIEGGRSRTGRLLAPRAGLLAMTVRAFLRAPRRPVLFQPVYIGYEKLMEGKSYIGELSGKPKEKESLLGLLKGLKVLRQRYGHVALNFGEPIELNPLLDAASGDWRTASGDPDAKPEWLGRVVDGLAERIQVNINRAADVNPINLLALALLATPKHAMAENDLLAQLELTRALLVELPYSDRVTVTPMDPPSIIAYGEQMGWIRRVRHPLGDVLKADDEPAVLLSYFRNNVLHLTATAAWVSCCFLNNRRMTRASILRLGRIIYPFIQGELFLPWDSDGFVAQMQGTIDFFVRRGLLESSADGRVLERGPGQDDAAFQLKTIARSLIQAFERYYITIAALAKNGPHTTSAAELENACALTAQRLSLLNEQSAPEFFDKALFRGFIQKLREQKVLWTDQGGKLDYDRALEDMVRDARVILAREVRHSILKITGVDGDMDAAPPKPVSHVPEDSGSEDLHRRHVEAEHHQHEHDSNRDV, from the coding sequence ATGCAGAACATGACCGCGGATTCTCCCGCCCGCAGCCGCGCGCCCTGGTGGTTCAGCCTCGCCGGCCAGTTGCTCGAACCCTGGGTGCGCATCCGGCGCGACCCGGCCGAACCGGCCAGCCTGCTCAAGGCCGGCGCGCCGGTGTGCTACGTGATCGAGCGCGACGGCTTTTCCGACGCATTGATCCTGGAACGCGCCTGCCGCGAGGCCGGCCTGCCCGCACCGATGCAGCCGCTGGCCGGCACCCGCCGTCGCCGCTCGGTGTTCGCACTGACGCGGCGTGACGGCTGGCTGTTCGGCCGCAGCCGCCAGCGCGCGCCCTACGAGACGCTCGACCAGCTGGTCCGCTCGCTGGAAGAACACCCCGGCCGCGACATCCAGATCGTGCCGGTGTCGATCTACGTCGGCCGCGCGCCGAGCCGCGATACCGGCTGGTTCCGCGTGCTGTTCTCCGAGAACTGGGTGATGGTCGGCCGCTTCCGCCGCCTGCTCGCGCTGCTGCTCAACGGCCGCGACACGGTGGTGCACTTCTCCGCGCCGGTATCGCTGCGCCAGGTGCTGGACGACGCCGGCGAGGCCAGGCCGGAGCACTTCGCACGCAAGATCGCGCGCGTGCTGCGCACGCACTTCCATCGCATCCGCGCGGCGGTCATCGGACCGGACCTCTCGCACAAGCGCACCGTCGCCGACGCCGTGCTCAACGCCGAACCGGTGCGCGCCGCCATCACCGCCACCGCGGCCAAGGAACGCATCTCCTACGCCAAGGCGTGGCGCCGCGCGCACAAGCTGGTGATGGAGATCGCCGCCGACTATTCGCACCCGGTGGTGCGCTCGGTGTCGTTCCTGCTGTCGAATTTCTGGAACAAGCTGTACGACGGCATCGCGATGCACCACTTCGACAAGGCCCGCGCCGCCGCGCCGGGCTACGAGGTGGTCTACGTGCCCAGCCACCGCAGCCACGCCGACTACCTGCTGCTGTCCTACCAGCTGCACGTCTCCGGCGTGGTGGTGCCGCACATCGCCGCCGGCGTGAATCTCAACCTGCCCGTGATCGGCCCGATCCTGCGTCGTGGCGGCGCGTTCTTCCTGCGCCGCAGCTTCAAGGGCAACGCGCTGTACTCGGTGATCTTCAACGAGTACATGGCGCAGCTGATCGACCGCGGCGTGCCGATGGAGTACTTCATCGAAGGCGGCCGCTCGCGCACCGGACGCCTGCTGGCGCCGCGCGCGGGCCTGCTGGCGATGACCGTGCGCGCGTTCCTGCGCGCGCCGCGACGGCCGGTGCTGTTCCAGCCGGTGTACATCGGCTACGAGAAGCTGATGGAAGGCAAGAGCTACATCGGCGAGCTGTCCGGCAAGCCGAAGGAGAAGGAATCCCTGCTCGGCCTGCTCAAGGGGCTGAAGGTGCTGCGCCAGCGCTACGGCCACGTGGCGCTCAACTTCGGCGAACCGATCGAATTGAATCCGCTGCTCGATGCGGCAAGCGGTGACTGGCGCACCGCCAGCGGCGATCCGGACGCCAAGCCCGAGTGGCTCGGTCGCGTGGTCGATGGCCTGGCCGAACGCATCCAGGTCAACATCAACCGCGCCGCCGACGTCAATCCGATCAACCTGCTGGCGCTGGCCCTGCTGGCCACGCCCAAGCACGCGATGGCCGAGAACGACCTGCTCGCGCAGCTGGAGCTGACCCGCGCGCTGCTGGTGGAGTTGCCGTACTCCGACCGCGTCACGGTCACCCCGATGGATCCGCCCTCGATCATCGCCTACGGCGAGCAGATGGGCTGGATCCGCCGCGTGCGCCATCCCCTGGGCGACGTGCTGAAGGCCGACGACGAGCCGGCGGTGCTGCTGTCCTACTTCCGCAACAACGTGCTGCACCTGACCGCGACCGCGGCGTGGGTCTCCTGCTGTTTCTTGAACAACCGCCGCATGACGCGCGCCTCGATCCTGCGCCTGGGCCGCATCATCTACCCGTTCATCCAGGGCGAGCTGTTCCTGCCCTGGGACTCGGACGGCTTCGTGGCGCAGATGCAGGGCACGATCGATTTCTTCGTGCGTCGCGGCCTGCTGGAGTCCTCCGCCGACGGCCGCGTGCTCGAGCGCGGACCGGGCCAGGACGACGCGGCGTTCCAGTTGAAGACCATCGCGCGCAGCCTGATCCAGGCCTTCGAGCGCTACTACATCACGATCGCCGCGCTGGCCAAGAACGGGCCGCACACCACCAGCGCCGCGGAACTGGAGAACGCCTGCGCCCTCACCGCGCAGCGGCTGTCGCTGCTCAACGAGCAATCGGCGCCGGAGTTCTTCGACAAGGCGTTGTTCCGCGGCTTCATCCAGAAGCTGCGCGAGCAGAAGGTGCTGTGGACCGACCAGGGCGGCAAGCTCGACTACGACCGCGCGCTGGAGGACATGGTCCGCGACGCGCGGGTGATCCTGGCGCGCGAGGTGCGCCACTCGATCCTCAAGATCACCGGCGTGGATGGCGACATGGACGCCGCGCCGCCCAAGCCGGTCAGTCACGTGCCAGAGGACAGCGGCAGCGAGGACCTGCACCGGCGCCACGTCGAGGCAGAACATCACCAGCACGAGCACGACTCGAACCGAGACGTCTGA